CTCGTCCAGCCACACCTCGATGGCCCGCCCGGCATCGCCCGGTTCGAAGGAATAGACCAAATCGTTGAGGTAAAGGACACCGCCGGGCTTGAGCATCGCCGCGGGGTGCGGCTCAACGGTGATCGGGATGCTTATTGGCAGTTCCGTCGCAACCAGCAGCACGCCCGGCTCTACAAGGCAGCCTAGGCAACTTTGCTGATTTTCATGGTAGTATTGCCCGAGGTGACAGGGTGACGATGCAACAGCTCAGTGAGATCGACGACCGGCAGATCCGCGCGGTACGTGAAGGCCTGCCTTTCGAGAGCTTTACCCTCTTGCGAGCGGCCCTCCAGGTGAGCACCGACGAGCTCGCCAAGCTCTTGGGCGTCCCCAGGCGCACCCTGACCAAGCGCCAGCAGGAGGGGGTGTTCAACCTGAGCGAGAGCAACGCCCTCAGCCGCGTGGCGCGCATCTAC
This portion of the Deinococcota bacterium genome encodes:
- a CDS encoding DUF2384 domain-containing protein — encoded protein: MQQLSEIDDRQIRAVREGLPFESFTLLRAALQVSTDELAKLLGVPRRTLTKRQQEGVFNLSESNALSRVARIYREAVSFFGDEADARVWLKTSLPALGATPLSLLDTDPGAEAVSVLLRQLAWGLYP